The region AGGCAAACCAAAAGAGGAAGACTTGCAGCATCATAACAACCTGTCGAGAACTTGGAAAACGCCCGCCTCCTTCCAAAGCTTGCGATTGCCGACCACGTATACCGACTCCTTCGCCCGCGTTATGGCAACGTTCAATAGGTTGGGCCTGCCTCCGGCCCACCCACGCGCGCCACGTTGGGCCGCTTCGGGCGCTCCCAGCACGAAGATCACGGCCTCCGCTTCTCTGCCCTGGACAGTATGGACGGTACCGACCCGCTCGCGGACCCAGCTGTAGGGATCATCGCCCCAGCCTTCCAACAGGCCGTCGCGTCGCAGAAGCTCGCGCAGGCGATCTTGAACCACGACGAACGGCGTCACGATGTAGAGGTTGGGAACGCATCCCGATGCCCTCAAGCGCCTCAAGCAGTCGACGACGACATCTCCCTCATCTTGGCACCACTTGTCTTGCCCCCGGCCCTCGACGTCGATCCAACGTGATTGCCCGAGGCAATCACGGATAGCGGACTGACTTCCCGGTTTCGCCTGAACCATGAGGTTCTCGTAGGCGATCGAATTTGAGATCGCAAACATCGGGTCACTGCATCGGCGATGCACGAGCAAGGGCACGCCCACCTCCCGCGCCCCAAACTTGGTCTCGAACGTGCCGAAATATTCGGTGGCGCTGTCCGCCAGCGTTTGCGCTGACGCGGACGGCGCGTTGAATATCGTGGGATCGATTCCGAATCTCAGGCATATCGCGTCGGTCAGCTGGTCCGGGAGAACAACGACCGGCTCGATCTGAATGGGATCGCCGACGACAACAGCCCGTTTGGTACGGATGAGCGCGCCGACGGCAGCCTGAGGGAGGGCTTGCCCAGCTTCGTCAACGAGCAGCCAGCCGAGCTCGGCAGGCCCGACTTTACTGAACATCCGCGCCACCGAGGCGAAAGTCGTTGAAACTGCGGGCACCACCAGAAACAGGGTCGACCATAGGTGGGGTATGAGCGCGTCGCGTTCCGGGCTTCCAAGCGACCGCGTCCCAAACCCGTCCATCAGTACGTTGAGATTGTGCCGGATAGGCTTAGAGGCCGCGGCGGCAAAGGCTTTGTGAACGGCCATAGCAGCCTCGAACAGGTCGTTTCGAAGCCGCGCCGTCTCCTCGTTGAGCCACGGTGACGCTTTTTGTCGCTCGGCATGCCCGAGCGCAAAAAAGTCCGAAGTTATAAATGTCCCGCCTACCTCGGCCTGGAGAGATCGAAGCTCTTCCTTAGCCTGATCCAAGGCGGCCCGTTTGGTATCAACGTTGGCCCGGATTTGCCCAAAGGTGGCGACGGCTCTCGAGTTGGCCTCCTTCTTCACGTTCGCTGCCTGCTCTGCGCGAACCAGATACTCCTTTGAAGTCGCGAGTTCAGCTTTAGCAACGTCGTTCGCGGCTTGCCAACTGCGAGCCGCTGCGTTGTTGAGGACCCGGCTCAAAATCCCTGGACGATGGTCCGTCGCGTTCTTCAGACGTCGCGCCGCCGCCTCCGAATGCTCGTTGGCAGTCGCCAGCGTAGACCTTGCGCGATCGGCCTCAGCCTCGGCCATCTGTGACGCCACCAAGCTGGCCTCCAGCGCGGTTGCCAGGGCTTCCATCTCTGTTTCCAACTTGGGAATTGAGGCCAGCAGATCGCTTGCCCTTTGAAGAGAGGAGAGCTTAGCTTTCACGTCGGCGCTGACTTTGCGAAACCGCGATCGAGCGGTTTTCCATCTCCTGACAGCCTCGTCATGGTCGGACGGGGGTTTTTCCTCGGCGATGATCCTGGGGAGGCGTTGTGTTGTCGTGCCGTCTTCCGCTTTCTCAATGATCACCTGGGGGTTTCCGCTTGCCTGTTGGAAGAAGCGGTGCATTCCCAACTCTTCATCCCACCAGAACTTTTGGCGGAATTCGCTACGGTTCCGGGCATTGCCAAGCACCGCGGCGATCATTCCCCAAGTGTCGCGCCCGAGGACATTGTCGGAGACGGATTTGAAATATCGAGGCGTCGCCACCCCATCGGTGACCGCTTGAATACCGGGCAGCTCCGCGCTGACGTTCTCGACCGCCTTGTTGTTTGAAGATGCCACGACGATCTCGTATCCGCGCAGAGTCTCGCTGACACGGTAAAGGTGAACGAAGGTCTGCCCCTTCTTGATCCGCTGGCCGGAATTCTTGAATGCGTCTTCCGGATCGTCGTAGCGGATCATTGCGTCCGCTCTCTTCGTAACGACACTCGCGATCACATCACGCAGCAGCGTGGTCTTGCCGGTGCCCGGCGGACCGTTGACGGCAAGAATGCCCTCATGCTCGAGGTCACGATGGGAGAGATTTACCGCACACTGCTGGAGTAGTGTCAGCGGATGTCGTCCCGGCGCTGGCCATGACGACGTCGGAAAGAGCTTTGGTTGAAGCACCTCCGCCAACGCCGCTTGATCGGACATCAGGTTTTTGCGATAGCGAGGCCTGACGATCCGAAGGTACCGCCCGAGAGCATGCGGTGCGTCACCGCTGCCCACCAGCGCACTGGCCTTCGCGAGATCACTAAGGAAGAACGAGTTTAGCAGCACCGCTTCAGGCGGGTCGGGAAACTTGTAGTACTGATACGAGCGAAGGACGATCGCGGGCGGTTTCGCGAATTCCGTGCCAAGGCCTATCCGTTGCGTCAACCACTGATACCCGGACGCCATGACTTCGCGTGTCAGCGGAAGCGGGTTGCCGTCCTTGTCTTCCCTCGACCACTTCGCCAGAAGTCCTTCGAGGAGCCCGCGCTCCACCTCCGGCCATCTCTTCAGGTCCCCGAGCTTGCCCGAAAGAGCCACGGGGACACCCCACCCGAAGCTTGAGATGGCGATCGGATCAGGGTCGACCAGCCTTCCTTCGCGGTCGACCATGATAGTTGCCAACACGGCCTCTCCGGAAGCCGCGGGCCTCTCAGCTCGCGTGTCGGTGTAGGCCACGAGCAGCGCGCCGACAGCCTTTTCCATGTTAACCGTTCCGAGGATGACCTGGTAGTAGAGCCGTTGATTAGGCCTGCTCTTTTCGCCACCATTTTCCCAAGGAAGCGGCCTGTCAACGATGCTGGCAACTCTAACGCGCTCGCCACCCACCATATCCTCGGGCCGCCGGAAGGTCGGCGGCGACAGTACCTCCATCGCCGTCCAGGCAGACAGGACGTTTTGGGGATCGTTCGAAATAAGAATATTGTCGCCGGGGTCAAACTGGAAAGCCGCTGCCGCTACGACGTCGTTATCGAGGGTATTTGCCTGCCCGCCCCCGGCGTCACTTGAGGTAAATTGGTCTTCGGTGCGATCCTCGCGCCTAGTTGGCGGGACGACGATTGGACTGGGATCAATTGATGGGGCAGCGTCAGGCACAGCTTCCGCGGCTTCGGGACGCACCTCGGGTGGCTCGCGTCTCCTTGACGTCGCTGGCTTGCTCTTTGGCAGAGTGCCGAGACTGGCCACGGCGCGAGCGTGAAGGGCTTTTGCTCGCTGGGTCTCGCGCTTTTTCAGCTCGGCGACCAGTGTGTTGAGGAAAGCACGATCGTCGCGGTTCTCGTCGAATAGTCGTTCGAGTTCCGCGATGCTCGAATTGAAATACGGCCTGCTGTTCATGGCTAAAGTCTATTTCACACCCAATTCGACGCCCTTCGCAGCGCGCGGTTTCCCAAGCGCGTCCTTCAACCAGCATTCTGATTTTTTGGGAACGTATGAAAACGCCTTGCAGGAGTTGTCCCCAATGCATGCTGTAAAGCACTGTAGATAATTGCTGCCCTTCAAACGCTTGTAGTCCCCGCCAGGGAGGTCCATGCCGGAATAGCTGGTGAAGTCAGACATTATCACGTCGGCCGCCTTGCTCGATGCATACGACGCGACGGCGTCGCCATTTCTGATCAAAGCGACGACATTGTTTTTGAGAAAGCAGACGCCGTATTTGGTGTTGTAGGTGATCGCCTTGCATTGACCGTCCCCTTCGCAGGTCGCATGGCATTCAGAGAACGACACGTCTTTCACCGCGCGGTAGTCGAAACCGATCGCGTCATAGCCACGAGCGTCTATCAACGACGCAGTAATCGACGGTGGGGGCGAACTGGTGGGCATCTCAGCGGGTTTGACCGAGGCTTCGGCATCTGGCTTCCCGTAGCAGAGCACCTGAAAGACCGAGGGAGTGATCTTGTCGGCGAGATCCGCCGTGGACAGCGCCGGCTGATCCTTGTCAGCGTCGCCCGACTGGGCGGAGATGCCCTGGGACTGCAAAAAGAGGTCAGCGACCGAGGCACGAATAGCGAAATTCACATTTTGAGCCGTGATCCCTATCGCATCTGCCGTCTGCTTGGAGAGCGTGGCACTGGTGATACCCATCAGAAACCCCGCCCGATCAACGACAGGGCCGCCGGAATTCCCGGGCTGGATCGGCGTCGAAATCTGGAGGTAGCGAGTATCATTCCGTAGTCCAGCGAGCGCATTGACGTTGCCCGTCGTGACCTTCACGGAGTCGGCGAGCAGGGTCGCAAGCGGATAACCGATGGCGACGAGGTCTTCGCCGAGCCGCGTTGGGGCGCGACGGAACACGATCGGTTTCAAAGGTTCCGGGCTTGCGATTTTCAGCAAGGCAAGATCGTTGGTCTCGTCAACACGAGGATCGGAGGCATCCCCTTTTTCTTTGACTTCAATCCTCAGGCACCCCTCGACCACATGGGCATTGGTCATAAGCCAACCATCGGACGTCACGACAAAACCCGTTCCGGAAGATGTCGGGCTTTGTGCAAGGCAATTGAAACCGAAGGATGCCGAAAAAAGGGCGGCGAGAAAAACGCGAGACGCTACTGACATTTGGATTTTCCCCCAGATGCCGGACAGTAAAACGTTCCCGCAAAATTGCGCAACCCAGTATTGAAACTAGCGTTAAGTTCCGGCGGCTATTCAAGCCGTGCAATGACGGGATCACGCCATTGATACCCGCCGGTATTCGTCGTCTCCGAGCTATCGCCGGCTCTTTCCACGTCGTCGGTCCAAAAGGTCGATTGCCGTTGCAATCCGAGGATCATCCAGTGGCCGCAGGTCGGCGGAAACCGCCCAGTCAGGAGGACTGACCGATCTCCAGGTCTTGTACGTGCCAGGCACTGGAACAGCAGCGAGCACGTCTTTGAGCGCACCGTCGTCACTGTAGACGTCCATCAGCATCGACGGATTGCCGAAGTAGGGAGGCGCGGCGGTAAACGCGCCCGCCCCGACCACCCGCGATACGGTGCTTCCCCACGTCGTACGCCGGATCCAGAAACCCGGACCGCCAGCGTCCACGTACATCTCGAACACGTTCGAAGGACCGTCAGCCACAACGATCGCCCTCTCCTAGTTGAACTCTCGGAGGTTCAGGTCTTTGCGGGCCTCGCGCAGATCGATCTTTGCCTGGATGCCATGCTTTGCAAGAAGATGAAGCAGGTTCGCTCCGGAAATGAGAGTAATCGGCTTGCCGGACGCGAACTTGTGAGCGTCCGGGCCGTAATCGGCCGTGGTTACGAGAAGCCCCTTCGAGGCACCTTCGTTCAGGACGGTGCCGTAGAGATCGCGAACAGCGGAGACCCCAACGGTTCGCGTGTAGCGTTTGGCTTGGATCACGATTTTGCCACCACTAATCGGATCGGGATCGAACGCGATCGCATCCACGCCGCCATCGTTGCTCGCCTGGGTGACGCGAACCTCGCCTCCCCTCGACGCGAATTCCTTCTCGAAAAGCTCGCGAACCAAGTGCTCGAAATCCTCCCAGCTCATGGAAGCCAGGTTTGTTTCGTTGCTGACCGCATCGACAGTCGCTCGGCCCTCCACGAAGCGCCTGTCGTTTCGATCCATCTCCATTACCGGAGGGATGGGTGCGAGCGCCGACAATGTGGAAGCTGAGACGCCCTTCAGGCTCTTGAAGCAGCTCTTGGGATCGACGCGTGAGAGATCGATAGCCATGAATTCGCTCCTTCCGACGAGCACGGACATGATGCAAGCGCGGACGTCCTTTCCGGTGCTTCGGTCGACATATGTCGAAAAGCCGTTGAACAGGACGCGTTCGATGTTTCCGAATTCGTCGGCCTCAAGGAGTTCATGGATCGTGCGAAGGCATATCTGATAGCAGGCGGAATCGAAGTTCGCCTTCTGCTCCTTCTCGGTGATGTAGGTTTCCTTCATCTCCCCTGTCGCCTGAACGAAGCGGACTGCTTTGAGCCGCGGCATGTTATCCGGCGACGGCAGCTCGTACTCCACCATCAGCGTCTTGTCGGCAGTCAGGTAGTCTATGGAAAACGACTGCTCGAAAAGGTCGCCGTAATCCGAATTGTCGAGAACCAGGGACGCATGCTCGATAACCGCTTGCTGATCGCCGGTCGGCACCGCCTTGGAGAGAGCATCCACCTTGGCGTTCGCGAATGCCTGATTGTCGATGAAGTCCTGCTTTTGTTGGGCCTGCTGCCGCTCGAAATCGCGCTGTCTGTTACCCCATTCGATCAACCGACGATCAACGCTTTCTTGGTCGGCGATATCCTTGGCCTTCCATTCCGCATGAGCTCGCTCGAAAGCCTCGTAGGCGTCAGCGAGAATAACCTTCTTACGCCCGAAGAGCCCTTCGAAGAACCCGATCCGAGGAGGCTGGAAGACAGGCTCGTCGTAGCGCATCCGATCAGGCTTGCTCTCCGTGAACCATTTCGTCTGCTTCCATTCCGAGAAATCCTTGAGGCTTTCCCAGTTGACGCGGTCGTCCACACGAAGGGTATGGGCCAAGATCGTCGACAACGCATCGATCTTGAGCCCCGCGTCGATGGTCGCCTGGTCCGCGGCGTCCTTGCCTGCGAGCAAAGCGGACTTTCGGAGGTGTTCTGCGTAACGCTTGTCCCAATCGGACATCAACGCGTCGACCTTGCTCTGGAGCATGAAGAGCTCTGCCGCACTGACCTCCTTGTGGAGATCAAGGACCTTGTGCCTGAAGTCGATGGAATACCGAAGGATACGTTGTCCGTTGGCACTGTATTTGGCACGGAGCTCGCCCCCCGCGATGTTCTTTAGGTTCGTAGAAGAATAATTGATTGTCACAAGTCCGCCTCCAGCCTTATCCGCAAATTGCTACACCTGAGATTGCGGCGCAAGCGTCGGTCGGCGGCAATTTTTTCGTTCAAGCGCATCTGACGAACAGTTTCTGCGAATGTGGAAAACCTCGGTATCTCTCGTCTGCGAACCTCGCGCGTTCTTGGGTCGGTTTAACCGTCGTCGTTGACTTCCAGCGTCTGCAGCGCGACGACAGCACTTTGCTGGTACTCCTGAACAGGTTCATTTCCATCGATGAGCGAAGTTGCGCAACCCAAGTCTACCCTCCCGAAAGTTCTCCTCGCACGCATGAAGGCTCGGGCCCGTGCGATCCAGGAAGCCAGCTTAGAGCACATCGGACTGCCGACCGACTCCGATGAATGGGGCGAAATGCCTGAAGAGCTGACTGAGCCGTTGGATTACCCGCCCGACCAAGAGCTTGCCCGATTGATGGACCAACTGGACTTTGCCCTGCATGCTTATCCTATCAGCGATGGCGCGCGTCGCAGGTTTGAGAGCGGTAATTGGACATTTGGAAGCGCATTCCAAGCGTTTCAGCCCCGTAAGATAGTTCGTGGTTTCATTCTTCCTGTGAGGCAGGTTCCGATCTCGCAGCCGGTATCCCTAAGGGTGTTTGCTCTTATCGAGATCGACGACGAAAGCTACCTGGATCGCCACCTGCCTCAGGGGATTCACTATCACTACTGCTTAGCAGACAGGCGGCACACAACTACGGTTATCTGTTGGGACAACAGATGGAGGTCGGACAAAGCCGCCCGGGAGATGTACGCGGACTATTCCACGAGCTTCACGCGCAAGGTGCCAAGAACCTGCGCGCTAGACCCGAGCTTTGGAGCGATGAGAAGCGGCAATCCATTCGAGCAGCGTGCTCGCCGGACCTGACAAGATTTAACATCAACGAGTTTCGTTGCGCGTCCAATGGCTCGTCTCCGGTGTGGCCGACGAATGCCGTGCTAACACCGCGCCCTACCCCCGCGTCGCCACCCGGAAATCGTAAACGCAAATAGACGCTGCGCATAAGTTGGCTTTCCAGCGGTAATTACGGGCGATGGACGGTGAGAGCTATACTCCGCTCACGAAGCCCCTAGCGAGACACTAGACCCCGATGACCTTACTGTAGCCGGGATCAGTTTGCAGCAATTGCTAATCAAAGTTTTGCGGCGGTCCATCTGTGCAGCTCATCTGCACCGGCGGACTTGGTCCAATGCTGTCTTCTTTGCAACAAAACCTTAGCTGTTTAACGGTAGAGCTGACAATCGAGCTCAATGCGGGAAACAGAGATGACTAACATCGAGAGCGAGTTGGAAATCGAAGACGACGTCCGCAGCATGACGCCGCACCAAAAGCCGTTCATGCCGAGCCATGTCGGTCGACTTGTCGAGCGTGCGAGCTATTTGGATATCGCGATCGCAACGGCCGTAATTCTTCTCGCCTCGTCTTTTTATTTTGCGCACGCTCCACAAGGATGGGGCCTGAATAAATCTGACGCAGGCCTTCAGGACGCGCTCTACTATTCCGTAGTAACGTTCACCACCGTGGGTTATGGCGACCTTTCACCCGTGGGCCTCGGGCGCTATGTTGCAATGGCGCTCGCAGCTTCCGGTCTGTTCCTTTCTGCGCTTTTAATCGGCAAACTTGCCTCAGAACGTCAGTCGGCACTGTTACTTCTGCTGCACACGAGTGATACCCAACGACGAATATCGAAATTCGATCACGAAATCGCTGAACTGAAAACGCGCCTCGAAATGTCTCAAGCGCCGTTCGCGTCCACAACAGTTCAGGAAGACTTGGAGAGGATGAGGGCGCTAGCGGTTGCGCTGAAGCGCTATCTTGCGTTCAACTCCTTTCAAGCGGGCATAGCTGCTTTCGGCAACGCAAGTACGCTCGCATCTCTCTACGAAGAACTCGGCGGCACGTTCCACGCAGTGATTGACATAATGCACAACACGGAAAGCCGTGAAGTTGTCAGCCGTTGCTATAAGGCCTGCAAGCGCATTTACGAAATCATCGGTCTCATGGACCGCCAGCATAACCATGGCGTCCCGACAGAGTCGTTCACCGCCGCCGCTTTCAGAAAGTATAGCAGGTTGGGAGATCCGTCTCCTACCAAAGTCGGAATGGAGTGCGCCCGGTTGGCGTTAGAATTGAAAATTGCCATCGGGGACACGAAGGAATGGCTAGCCAAGGGCTATCACCCTATTCAGATCGATCGCGTATACCACGCATTCCCCGCTATCCCTAGAACCGAATGGCCAAAGGGAATGCACCGTGAACTTGCGTCCAAACTTGGTATATCACACAGCGTCCTCTCGAAATGCGTCGACAAATTGCAAGCCCAGAAGCGATTGCCTAAGATAAGCGCAATCGAGCAACTGCTTGACCTCTAGCCTCCCCTAGTGCGCGAGGGAGCCTCTCTTCCATTCGAATTTCGTGACAATTGGTCACTTTATTCCAAAGAATCGCAAGGTATTCGACCAAAGGTTCTGAACGACGTCGATCCCCTGCATGAACAACAGGCCGCAAAACTGGAACAGTTCTGAGAAGAGATCATTCCAGTTTTGGATAGCACCCCTGGCCGTGCAACTAGCGAAATACCCAATTGTTATCCCATATGACGCAGCATTCAGGCTACCTTTCCAATTGTATGGATTGTGGTCGGACTGCACGACCGCCAAAATGCGGTGTCTCAATTCGGTGAAATGCCAAGGAAAGAAAACGTATTCGGCAAACTCTTTGAGAACGCGCCACCCCAGTTCCAGGGTCCGAAATGGACCGACGACAGCCCCGATATCACTTCCGACGCTGCAGACCAGACGGCCAGTGTCAGTTGAGACAGATGTCACGGTCTTGATAGCGCCGAGGCCGACGACAATCGGGATATACACAAGGCCAGCCATATCCCCGATCAAAGTCCCGAACGTTAGAGTTCTGAGGGGATAACCAAAAACGCCCGAAAGTACACATGTCGCTAAGAACGCTATAGGAACAACTGCCACGCGGAAGAGCATGCTGGCAGCCCGGGCCTTCGACCCAATTCCTAGCAAGGCGGCGAAGCCAAGCCCCTGCAAAAAGACGCTGACGAGGGAGATACCGAGGACCAAAAGGATTGTTGACGCGCTTACGGTGGACCAGTGCACGTTCCAAAGTGTTCGAATGACCTCAAGGAATAACGCGAGGGTGCTGACAGTGACGGCTCCGCTGAAATTGACGGGGACCACGCTGCGCGGCGACAGCCAGGTCCGGGTTTCCTACACCTACGAGACCGACAAGGGCCGCCGATGCAAGGGACGCGCAGACGTCGAAACGATCTACCTCTACGGCCGCACGTTGATTTCGCGCATTAAGGCCCTGGACGGCTGCTGAGAAACGCGCCGGTGCGCTTTTTCCGTGGCCGGTAGAATTTTGCCAAACCTAAGAGGGTCGCTCTTCGCGATCAGCAAAATCGCCCGCAGCGATTTTCACCCCTTGCAGCCAGCCGAAATCCACGGAACACTTTATCCAGAAGCCGCTCGCGGCAATCACCCGATCAATCACGATCCGACTGGCCAGTACCTGTGGCCAGAATGGTGTCGCATGTTCCACTGGATATGAATCTATGGCCGATCACGACCTTTACCGCCTCTCGCGCTACAGCAAAGCGAACTTCAAGCTGGAGTACCCCGAAAAGGCCAGCGCCGATCCCACTCGTCCCGTCTTCATTGCACCCAACCTTTCGGCCCGCCCGGTCTTCGTGGGACCGGATGCGGCGATCGAAATCGATGGCGGTTCCGTCCAAGGGTATATCAACGGCGCTCCATCTGCGCCGGGAGGCCAGCTGGCTCAGCTGATCGACCGCTACAGGGAGCGGATCGGTGCCG is a window of Rhizobium sp. N324 DNA encoding:
- a CDS encoding DEAD/DEAH box helicase; translated protein: MNSRPYFNSSIAELERLFDENRDDRAFLNTLVAELKKRETQRAKALHARAVASLGTLPKSKPATSRRREPPEVRPEAAEAVPDAAPSIDPSPIVVPPTRREDRTEDQFTSSDAGGGQANTLDNDVVAAAAFQFDPGDNILISNDPQNVLSAWTAMEVLSPPTFRRPEDMVGGERVRVASIVDRPLPWENGGEKSRPNQRLYYQVILGTVNMEKAVGALLVAYTDTRAERPAASGEAVLATIMVDREGRLVDPDPIAISSFGWGVPVALSGKLGDLKRWPEVERGLLEGLLAKWSREDKDGNPLPLTREVMASGYQWLTQRIGLGTEFAKPPAIVLRSYQYYKFPDPPEAVLLNSFFLSDLAKASALVGSGDAPHALGRYLRIVRPRYRKNLMSDQAALAEVLQPKLFPTSSWPAPGRHPLTLLQQCAVNLSHRDLEHEGILAVNGPPGTGKTTLLRDVIASVVTKRADAMIRYDDPEDAFKNSGQRIKKGQTFVHLYRVSETLRGYEIVVASSNNKAVENVSAELPGIQAVTDGVATPRYFKSVSDNVLGRDTWGMIAAVLGNARNRSEFRQKFWWDEELGMHRFFQQASGNPQVIIEKAEDGTTTQRLPRIIAEEKPPSDHDEAVRRWKTARSRFRKVSADVKAKLSSLQRASDLLASIPKLETEMEALATALEASLVASQMAEAEADRARSTLATANEHSEAAARRLKNATDHRPGILSRVLNNAAARSWQAANDVAKAELATSKEYLVRAEQAANVKKEANSRAVATFGQIRANVDTKRAALDQAKEELRSLQAEVGGTFITSDFFALGHAERQKASPWLNEETARLRNDLFEAAMAVHKAFAAAASKPIRHNLNVLMDGFGTRSLGSPERDALIPHLWSTLFLVVPAVSTTFASVARMFSKVGPAELGWLLVDEAGQALPQAAVGALIRTKRAVVVGDPIQIEPVVVLPDQLTDAICLRFGIDPTIFNAPSASAQTLADSATEYFGTFETKFGAREVGVPLLVHRRCSDPMFAISNSIAYENLMVQAKPGSQSAIRDCLGQSRWIDVEGRGQDKWCQDEGDVVVDCLRRLRASGCVPNLYIVTPFVVVQDRLRELLRRDGLLEGWGDDPYSWVRERVGTVHTVQGREAEAVIFVLGAPEAAQRGARGWAGGRPNLLNVAITRAKESVYVVGNRKLWKEAGVFQVLDRLL
- a CDS encoding trypsin-like peptidase domain-containing protein; protein product: MSVASRVFLAALFSASFGFNCLAQSPTSSGTGFVVTSDGWLMTNAHVVEGCLRIEVKEKGDASDPRVDETNDLALLKIASPEPLKPIVFRRAPTRLGEDLVAIGYPLATLLADSVKVTTGNVNALAGLRNDTRYLQISTPIQPGNSGGPVVDRAGFLMGITSATLSKQTADAIGITAQNVNFAIRASVADLFLQSQGISAQSGDADKDQPALSTADLADKITPSVFQVLCYGKPDAEASVKPAEMPTSSPPPSITASLIDARGYDAIGFDYRAVKDVSFSECHATCEGDGQCKAITYNTKYGVCFLKNNVVALIRNGDAVASYASSKAADVIMSDFTSYSGMDLPGGDYKRLKGSNYLQCFTACIGDNSCKAFSYVPKKSECWLKDALGKPRAAKGVELGVK
- a CDS encoding restriction endonuclease, with the protein product MTINYSSTNLKNIAGGELRAKYSANGQRILRYSIDFRHKVLDLHKEVSAAELFMLQSKVDALMSDWDKRYAEHLRKSALLAGKDAADQATIDAGLKIDALSTILAHTLRVDDRVNWESLKDFSEWKQTKWFTESKPDRMRYDEPVFQPPRIGFFEGLFGRKKVILADAYEAFERAHAEWKAKDIADQESVDRRLIEWGNRQRDFERQQAQQKQDFIDNQAFANAKVDALSKAVPTGDQQAVIEHASLVLDNSDYGDLFEQSFSIDYLTADKTLMVEYELPSPDNMPRLKAVRFVQATGEMKETYITEKEQKANFDSACYQICLRTIHELLEADEFGNIERVLFNGFSTYVDRSTGKDVRACIMSVLVGRSEFMAIDLSRVDPKSCFKSLKGVSASTLSALAPIPPVMEMDRNDRRFVEGRATVDAVSNETNLASMSWEDFEHLVRELFEKEFASRGGEVRVTQASNDGGVDAIAFDPDPISGGKIVIQAKRYTRTVGVSAVRDLYGTVLNEGASKGLLVTTADYGPDAHKFASGKPITLISGANLLHLLAKHGIQAKIDLREARKDLNLREFN
- a CDS encoding potassium channel family protein, whose product is MTNIESELEIEDDVRSMTPHQKPFMPSHVGRLVERASYLDIAIATAVILLASSFYFAHAPQGWGLNKSDAGLQDALYYSVVTFTTVGYGDLSPVGLGRYVAMALAASGLFLSALLIGKLASERQSALLLLLHTSDTQRRISKFDHEIAELKTRLEMSQAPFASTTVQEDLERMRALAVALKRYLAFNSFQAGIAAFGNASTLASLYEELGGTFHAVIDIMHNTESREVVSRCYKACKRIYEIIGLMDRQHNHGVPTESFTAAAFRKYSRLGDPSPTKVGMECARLALELKIAIGDTKEWLAKGYHPIQIDRVYHAFPAIPRTEWPKGMHRELASKLGISHSVLSKCVDKLQAQKRLPKISAIEQLLDL